A region of Toxorhynchites rutilus septentrionalis strain SRP chromosome 1, ASM2978413v1, whole genome shotgun sequence DNA encodes the following proteins:
- the LOC129761505 gene encoding uncharacterized protein LOC129761505 — protein MDWSTTVRQIPHIYDTIFGALPMVDRLTVSAVCSQWNTAINHSRKLMQNLALRVLRTVNNKQEIIGIEEVENSQRLYNKLLIAPNAEERIDWEDLSTVLQRLNNRCPIRWVKIDGSRNILATSPLALMGFGQIFSNLQHLELNCRSMTYVLDSRTVDSFSNFPQLKRLVLFEGHGGMLKSVQRHCRHLRKLVLIKFVLTKPLRELLNFPELTELVIDMLDVYVDPRIVGEPQQGPRSALALPKLTEMTVLLNGSLREDVATNMLQMTLAAPSLKIGRMTEVISDHVRIEAGAKAKFYRSGREALLMANCQSEFTAE, from the coding sequence ATGGACTGGAGCACCACCGTAAGGCAAATTCCTCACATCTACGACACCATCTTCGGGGCGCTTCCGATGGTAGATCGGCTCACAGTATCGGCAGTTTGCTCCCAATGGAATACGGCTATCAACCACTCCCGGAAACTTATGCAGAACCTGGCGTTGCGCGTTCTGCGCACTGTTAACAACAAGCAGGAGATAATCGGCATCGAGGAGGTGGAAAACAGTCAGCGCTTGTACAACAAACTTCTCATCGCTCCCAACGCAGAGGAGCGCATCGATTGGGAAGATCTGAGCACAGTATTGCAGCGTTTGAACAACCGATGCCCCATTCGATGGGTTAAAATAGACGGATCCAGGAATATTCTCGCTACATCCCCTCTGGCGTTGATGGGATTTGGACAAATATTCAGCAACTTGCAACACCTGGAGTTGAACTGTCGTAGCATGACCTACGTGTTGGACTCGCGAACAGTGGATTCCTTCTCGAACTTCCCACAGCTTAAACGCTTAGTGCTGTTCGAAGGACATGGAGGAATGCTGAAGTCTGTCCAGCGGCACTGTCGTCATCTTAGAAAACTAGTACTGATCAAATTTGTCCTGACCAAACCGCTCCGGGAATTGCTGAATTTCCCCGAGCTGACCGAACTGGTTATAGACATGCTGGATGTTTACGTGGATCCAAGAATAGTGGGAGAACCGCAGCAGGGACCGCGATCTGCGCTCGCGCTACCCAAGCTTACCGAAATGACCGTGCTGTTGAATGGTAGCCTGAGGGAAGATGTTGCGACGAATATGCTGCAAATGACACTAGCTGCTCCATCGTTAAAAATTGGTCGTATGACCGAGGTGATCAGTGACCACGTACGAATCGAGGCCGGTGCTAAGGCAAAGTTTTACCGAAGTGGTCGGGAGGCCCTGCTGATGGCGAACTGCCAGTCGGAGTTTACTGCAGAATAA